From one Dama dama isolate Ldn47 chromosome 32, ASM3311817v1, whole genome shotgun sequence genomic stretch:
- the LOC133050489 gene encoding small ribosomal subunit protein uS8-like yields the protein MVRMNVLADALKSINNAKKRGKCRVLIRPCSKVIVRFLTVMMKHGYIGEFEIIDDHRAGNIVVNLTGRLNKCGVISPRFDVQLKDLEKWQNNLLPSRQFGFIVLTTSAGIMDHEEAKQKHTGGKILGFFF from the coding sequence ATGGTGCGCATGAATGTCCTGGCTGATGCTCTCAAGAGTATCAACAACGCCAAAAAGAGAGGCAAATGCCGGGTGCTTATTCGGCCGTGCTCCAAGGTCATCGTCAGGTTTCTAACAGTGATGATGAAGCATGGTTACATTGGTGAATTTGAAATCATCGATGATCACAGGGCTGGGAACATTGTTGTGAACCTCACAGGCAGGCTAAATAAGTGTGGAGTGATCAGCCCCAGATTTGATGTGCAACTcaaagatctagaaaaatggcagaatAACCTGCTCCCATCCCGTCAGTTTGGTTTCATTGTACTGACAACCTCAGCTGGCATCATGGACCatgaagaagcaaaacaaaaacatacagGAGGGAAAATCCTTGGATTCTTTTTCTAG